A region of Domibacillus sp. DTU_2020_1001157_1_SI_ALB_TIR_016 DNA encodes the following proteins:
- a CDS encoding STAS domain-containing protein, which translates to MKQWKDLYHYLMSQTDRLTEDWYAALEKEDSAGIYASATAEHVQLLKNQHYKLHHYFFQIFSEEKQASVQSFKEWVMELASDPSYLATPLHEVLRELYRTRGEYLKLVKEFASLHKDEYSQEDVDQWNEMIIDTMDKVTTVFTEEHNRILARNYQAHREMIYELSAPVIVLNETTGLLPLVGEIDHSRAKFIIEKTLKQCAQKNIDVLFIDLSGVVAIDGEVAQRLFQLHESLGLIGVKTTLSGVRPEVAQTAVQLGLSFDKIPVTSTLSRALNYNPKNLH; encoded by the coding sequence TTGAAACAATGGAAAGATCTTTATCACTATTTAATGAGTCAAACAGACCGATTAACAGAAGACTGGTACGCAGCACTCGAGAAAGAGGATTCTGCCGGGATTTATGCTTCTGCTACGGCTGAACATGTGCAGCTTTTAAAAAATCAGCATTATAAATTGCACCATTATTTTTTTCAGATATTCTCAGAAGAAAAACAGGCTTCTGTCCAATCATTTAAGGAATGGGTGATGGAGCTCGCCAGTGATCCAAGCTATCTAGCCACTCCACTCCATGAAGTATTAAGAGAGTTGTATAGAACTCGCGGCGAATATCTGAAACTTGTAAAAGAATTTGCATCACTGCATAAGGATGAGTATTCTCAAGAAGACGTTGATCAATGGAATGAGATGATTATCGACACCATGGATAAAGTAACAACCGTGTTCACAGAGGAGCATAACCGAATTTTAGCCAGAAATTATCAAGCCCACCGGGAAATGATTTATGAGTTAAGCGCGCCTGTCATCGTTCTTAACGAAACAACAGGGCTGCTTCCGCTTGTGGGAGAAATTGATCATTCGCGGGCTAAGTTTATCATTGAAAAAACGTTAAAGCAGTGTGCGCAAAAAAACATAGATGTTCTTTTCATTGATTTATCCGGAGTAGTAGCAATCGACGGAGAAGTCGCCCAGCGGCTTTTTCAATTGCATGAATCTCTAGGGCTGATCGGTGTAAAAACAACATTATCAGGAGTTCGCCCTGAGGTTGCACAGACGGCCGTGCAATTGGGGCTTTCTTTTGATAAAATTCCGGTTACCTCAACGTTATCGAGGGCTTTGAATTATAACCCAAAGAACCTTCACTAA